Below is a window of Nocardia asteroides DNA.
CAACGCCGAGGATCTGCCCGCCCACGGTCAGGCCGTCCGCGCGCGCTTCGAGGCGCTGTCGTGAGCACTCCCACCGTTCCCGGCGCCGCGGCGACCCTGGACCAGCTGCCCCTGCGCGACAACCTGCGCGGCAAATCGCCCTACGGCGCGCCGCAGCTGACCGTGCCGGTGCAGCTCAACACCAACGAGAACCCGCACCCGCCGAGCCGGGCGCTGATCGACGACGTCGCCGAATCCGTGCGCGCGGCCGCCGCCGACCTGCACCGCTACCCGGACCGCGACGCCGTCGCGCTGCGCGCCGACCTCGCCGCCTACCTGACCCGCCAGACCGGCGTTCCGGTCGACGCGGCGAACGTGTGGGCGGCCAACGGCTCCAACGAGATCCTGCAGCAGCTGCTGCAGGCCTTCGGCGGACCCGGCCGCAGCGCGCTGGGTTTCGTGCCCTCGTACTCGATGCACCCGATCATCTCCGAGGGCATCGACACCGAGTGGATCGAGGCCAAGCGCAGCGGCGACTTCTCCCTCGACATCGATTACGCCGTCGCCCAGATCGTCGAACGCCGCCCGGACGTGGTCTTCGTGACCAGCCCGAACAATCCGACCGGGCACAGCATCCCGGTCGACGAGCTCGAGCGGATCCTGGACGCGGCGCCCGGCATCGTGGTGGTGGACGAGGCGTACGGCGAGTTCTCCGCGGCGCCGAGCGCGATCACCCTGATCGACCGGTTCCCGACCAAGCTCGTGGTCACCCGCACCATGAGCAAGGCCTTCGCCTTCGCCGGCGGCCGTCTCGGCTACCTGGCGGCGTCGCCCGCGGTGATCGACGCGATCCTGCTGGTGCGGTTGCCGTACCACCTGTCGGTGGTCACCCAGGCCGCCGCCCGCGCCGCCCTGCGCCACGCCGACGAAACCCTGGGCAGCGTCGCGGAATTGGCGGCCCAGCGCGATCGGGTCGCCGCCGCGCTCACCGAGCAGGGCTTCGCGGTGATCCCCAGCGACGCCAACTTCATCCTGTTCGGCCGGTTCACCGACGCCGCGCGCGCCTGGCAGCACTACCTCGACGCCGGAGTCCTCATCCGCGACGTCGGCATCCCCGGCTACCTGCGCGCCACGATCGGCCTCGCCGCGGAGAACGACGAGTTCCTGCGGGTGAGCGCCACCGTCGCGGCCACCGACCTGACCCACTGACGAATCCCCCTGTGGAGGAACACATCATGAGCAGAACCGCACGGGTGGAACGGGTCACCAAGGAATCGTCGATCCTGGTGGAACTGAACCTCGACGGCACCGGGCAGACCGAGATCTCCACCGGTGTCCCGTTCTACGACCACATGCTGACCGCGCTGGGCCAGCACGGTGGGTTCGACCTCGTCGTGCGCGCCGAGGGCGACATCGAGATCGAGGCGCACCACACCGTCGAGGACACCGCCATCGTGTTCGGCCAGGCGCTGGGCAAGGCGCTGGGCGACAAGAAGGGCATCCGCCGCTTCGGCGACGCGTTCATCCCGATGGACGAGACCCTCGCGCACGCCGCCGTCGACGTGTCGGGCCGGCCCTACTGCGTGTTCACCGGCGAGCCGGAACACCTGGTGCACACCATCATTCCGAGCGCGGGCCCCGGCGCCTCGTATTCGACGGTGCTCAACAAGCACGTGTTCGAGTCGATCGCGCAGAACGCGCGGATCGCCCTGCATGTGCGCGTGCTGTACGGCCGCGATCAGCACCACATCACCGAGGCCGAGTTCAAGGCGGTCGCCAGGGCGCTGCGGGCCGCGGTCGAGATCGACCCGCGGGTGAGCGGTGTCCCGTCCACGAAAGGCGTGCTGTGAGTTCGAAGGTCGTCCTGCTCGATTACGGCTCCGGCAACCTGCATTCGGCCGAGCGCGCGCTGGTGCGCGCCGGTGCCCAGGTGGAGGTCACCGCCGACCCGCAGGCCGCGCTGGCCGCCGACGGGCTCGTGGTCCCCGGTGTCGGCGCGTACGCGGCGTGCATGGCCGGGCTGCGCGAGGTGCGTGGTGAGCGGATCATCGGTCAGCGGCTGGCCGGTGGCCGCCCGGTGCTCGGTATCTGCGTCGGCATGCAGATCCTGTTCGACCGGGGTGTCGAGTTCGGCGTGGAGACCGAGGGGTGCGGCGAATGGCCGGGCACCGTCGCGCGCCTGGACGCCCCCGTCCTGCCGCACATGGGCTGGAACACGGTGAAGGCGCCCGCCGACAGCACCCTGTTCGCGGGCCTGGACGCCGACACCCGCTTCTACTTCGTCCACTCCTACGCCGCCCAGCAGTGGGAGCTGCCGGAGACCGAGCACATCGCTCCGGCCAAGCTCACCTGGGCCGAGCACGGCGTCCCGTTCCTGGCGGCCGTGGAGAACGGTGTCCTGTCCGCGACCCAGTTCCACCCGGAGAAGTCCGGCGACGCGGGCGCCCAGCTGCTGCGCAACTGGATCGGCTCGCTGTAGCTCGCCGCCGTCCGTGCCGCCCGGCTCCATCCGAACCGGGCGGCACGCGCATACTCGACGGTCAGAGCATCGGCGAATCCATCTCGTTCACCAGCCAGCGGCCCCAGTCGTTGTTGAGCCGCATGGTGATGGCGACGTGCTGACGGCTGCCGACACCCCCGGTGGTGCGCGCCTGCGTCAGGTTCACCATGATCTCGGCATTGAGCATGTCGCCCCCGATCACCCCGCAGGTGACCGCCTCGGCCGTCGAGGTGACCTCGGCGTCCCGCATCGCCGTGATGAGTGCCGCCCTGGCGCCGGTGAATTCGGCGCGCAGGGTACCGCTGGTGCGGTCGACGACCCGCTGGAAGTAGCCGTCGAGATCGTGGGCGTAGTCGTAGGTCGACACCTCGCGCGCGAAGTCACACGCGGCGACCCGCGCCTGCTCGGGCGAGAAGGCCGCGGCGTTCGGCGCGCCGAGGACTCCGGCCAGCGCGAGAGAACCCAGCAACCCACCCAGAACTGCGGAACGTGACACTGTTCTACCTCCGATAGATTCAGACGACGCGGACCCGCGCGTCGCCCGGACTCTATCCACGGTGCCGAACCGAACCGGTAATCGCCGCCCACCCAACGGGATTCGCTGTAACGCCGCGCGATTCGTCAGGCGGTCCGCGGATCCTCGGCGGTCGATTCGATCGTGGTGCCCGGGGTGTAGAACAGTTCCACGACGTGGTCGACGTCGAGGTGGCGGTGCCAGTGTCCCTTCGGCACGATGACGAATTGACCTGCGGTGAGCGGTATTCGGTGGCTGTCGGTGTCGGTGAGGATCTCGACGGTCACCTTTCCGCGCAGGATCAGCAGGAGTTCGTCGGTGTCGGGGTGCAGTTCCCAGTCCGACGCCGGCAGTTTGTCACCGTAGAAGAAGCAGAATGCGGAGTCGTTGAACGGCGCCAGCGTCTGGAAGTCGAACGGTGCGAGAGTCGATGCGAGGGTGAGCGGGTCGTGGCCGGCCATGATGGGGTTTGTCTGCGGTGGTGCGGGATTCGACGTCATACCGCAACTGTCGCCCGCGGACCGGGGCGGGGTCTTGGACGAAAATTCCCGTCGGTTCGTCCCGGCGAAGCGCACGTCGGCGGACCGTCCGGCGTGGCTCAGCCGGTGAACGGTGTGCGGTCGGTCGTGCAGGTGGTGCCGGGGGCCGGGAGGTGGAGGTCGACGAGATAGCGGACGCGGAGGGTGGTGACGCAGGGGCCGGCAGGTTCGTGGCCGTAGCCGTCGGTGACGACCACCAGTCGGGCGGTGCCCAGTGCCTCGGCGGCGCGTTGCGCGGACGACAGCGGGGTGGCCGGATCGAAACGGTTGTTGATGAGCAGGGCCGGGGCCGTGGTGTGCTGGGTCCACGGGCCGGTGTAGCGCTGGGGGTAGCCGGTGGCGGGGGCGGGCCAGGTGGCGCACGGCTGGCGCAGGTAGAGCCAGAAGGGGCCGAAGACGGGTGCGTCGGACTGCGCCGCGAATTCGGGCCATCGGCCGGGTTGGGCGGGCAGGGAATTGTCGGCGCAGGAGATCGCGACGAAGGAGTCGAGGAAATCCTCGGACATCGTGACGGCGCCGAGCACTTCCCGCACCACCGCGGGATTCCCGGCGGGCCCCAGCTCGAGCTGGGCCAGCAGGACGGCGAGCGCGGGCCAGCCCCGGACCGGGTCGTACAGCAACGTCGCGTGGGCCTGGATCAGTTCGCCGTAGCTCACCGAGACGGCGTCGGGGCCGGTGCCGACCGGCAGGGCCGCCGGTTTCGCCTGCTCGAGCAGGGCCAGGTCACGGGCCCGCAGCTCGGCCGCCGAGGCTCCCGTCGCGCCGAAAGCGCAGCGTGACGGGCCCGCCGCCGCGCACAGGCGCAGGAATTCGGCCAGCACCTCCTCGGTGCCCACCGCCGTCGCCGCGATGTGCGCACGGGTGTCGGTGGTGTAGGCGACCGGGTCGATCAGCGACGAAAGCTGCAGGGCGCGAACCCGATCCGGGAACAGCGTGCCGTAGACGATGCCCAGGTAGGTGGCGTAGGAGCCGCCCTCGTAGGTCAGCTGCCGATCGCCGACCGCGCGGCGGAGCAGGTCCAGGTCGCGGGCCGCGTCGACGGTCGTGAGGTGGGCGATGAGCGCGCCGTCGCCGCGTTCGCACCCCGCGGCCAGGCGTCTGCTCGCGTCCTCGGTGGCCCGCTGCTGCGTCTCGTCGGTGGGCGGTAGCGCGAGGGTGCGCCAGAACTCCTGCTGCGCAGTGGAATCGGGGAAGCAGCGGACGGCGGAGCTGCGCCCGACGCCGCGCTGGTCGAAGGTCACCACATCGAAGCGCTCGCTCAGCTCGCCGGAGAACAGTTCGCCTTTCGCCGCCCACTCGAGGCCCGAACCACCCGGGCCACCAGCCGCGGTGAACAGCGTGCCGATCCGCCGCTCCGGGTCGCGGGCGGGCTGGCGGGTCACGGCGAGCGTGAGCTGCGGCCCGGTGGGATTCGCGTAGTCGAGCGGCACCGGCACGACGGCGCAGTCGAGGTCGCGGATCGGCGGCGCGCACGGCGCCCAGGCGATACGCGGCGTCGCCACGGCATCGGCCTGCGCCACCAGCTCGGCCGCCGCCGGACCGCTCGCCTGCCGCTGCGCGGCGCCGCACCCGCCCGTGACCAGCGCCGAGACGAGGACGACACCGCAGACGAGGGCTTTCGGGATCACCATGCGGTTCATCTTCACGGCGCCGCGCGGCGGTGTCGTCACCCGTTCGGGGGACCCCACCCCGAGACCGTCACCCAGGTCGGTTCGGGGTACTCAGCGGCGGTCGTCGAGCCGGGCGCGGTCGGCGGCCTCGGTTCCCGCATCCCACCCCCGCGCGCTGCGCACGGTGATGCCGCGCGCCCGGGAGGTGGGGAAATAGGTGGCAAAGGCCTGCTCGACGCGCCGGTCGTGGGAGGCCAACAGGGGCAGCAGGTCGCCCGCGTCGGGGGAATCGGCGACCGTGGCGGCCGCGGCGGTGGCCAGGCGGTCGCCGATGCGGGTCGCGTAGGCGGTGAGGAAGGCCTTGCGGTAGGCGCGGGTATCCGCCTCGGCGCCGGGCGTCTCGATCATCGTCCGGGTCGCCTGTACCAGCAGCGAGGTCGACAGGAGTTCGACGGCGTCGAGGTCGGTGTCGTCGCCGACGACGGTGACGAAACCCCAGTCGGCGACGAAGATCGCCCGGCAGCGGTTGGCCTGGGCGACCCGGTCGACCAGCAGCGCCTTGGCGTCGGTGTAGGGGGTGTCGAGCCAGATGCGGCGGGCGCCGGGCAGTTCGGGGTCGGCGCCGGCGCGGTCGAGCAGCGCGCGGTCGATCGCGTACTTGGTCATCAGCTCCTGTGCCTTGGCCGAGAGAGTCTCCGCCTCCTCGGCGAACGCGGTCGACTCGGCCTTGGCCAGCAGGCCGCGCACCCGGCCGAGGGTCTTCTCGTCGACGTGCCGGTGCGCGGACCGGGGCGCGGCGCCGGGCGGCGGCAGTAGCTGCGCGAGTTTCGGCAGCCGGATCAGCAGGGCCAGGGCGGTGAGTGCCGCGGTGACGGCCTCGGCGTCGGTGAGCAGGGCCCGGTCGGCCCACTGCCGCAGGTGGGGGCGGTCCTCGTGCCACCAGACCGTGGCGCCCAGCGCGTCGAGCTGGGCCTGCCAGAGTTCGTCGACGGTGCCCGCCGCGAAACCGGCCCGGTGCGCGGCCAGCAGATCGGTCAGGTAGCCGGCGGCGAACTCGTCGACCTGCCTGCGCGCGGCCTCGGCGATATCGCCGGGCAGCCAGCCGAACTCGATCGCGCGGTCGAGGATCCGTCGTCCGGCCAGCGCCACGCCCGCCGTGAGATCGGCGGCGGCGACCTGCGCGGTGAACCGTTCGATGACGGTCGTATCCCCTTGGGCCGCGAGAAAAGCGACGGTCGCGACGGCGTCGGCGACCTGGCCGGGGTCGCCCGACAGCGCGGCGTCGAGGGGGAGCGCGTCCGCGGCGACGGGCTTGCGCCCGGTACGGCGCCGACGATTCTGTTTGGCCACGATCGCGTCATTCCTTCGCCGGTACGGACAGGGGGCCACCGCCGCAACGACCTCGGGTGGCCCGATGCATTATCGGCCCCCTACCCGCCATGGCCCGCGCCGACCTGCCCGGACTCCCACACCGCGCCAGCATCGGAGCATCGGATCAGGTTCTCCCACAAGGAAGTACGGGCCGAGACGGTTCCGTGACCCGGCTCGCTGACATAGGCTGTCGATATGAATTACCGGGGGATGCTGGCCGACGAGCGCCGCGAGCTGGTCGAGCTGCTACACGGGCTGACCGAGCAGGAATGGGAAGCGCCGTCGCTGTGCGCGGGGTGGCGCGTGCGGGACGTCATCGGTCATCTGCTGACCGACACGCTGGGCCCGCTGCAGTACGCCGCGGCCGCCGCCCGCCACCGCGGCTCGGTCGACCGGATCAACAACGCGCTGTCGATGTCGTTCGCGCACCTGCCGACGGCCGAGCTGGTGCGCCGGTTCGAGCACGAATCGGGGCGGCTGTCGCGGTTCTCGCCGCGGCTCATGCTCTCGGATCTGCTGGTGCACCAGCAGGACATCCGCCGCCCACTCGGCCGGCCCCGGGCCATTCCCGCCGACCGGCTGATCGCGGTCCTGTCCTACCCCGACCCGTTCGCCTTCCCCGGCAAGCGGACCAGGGGCCTGCGCTTCGTGGCCACCGACGTCGACTGGACATGGGGCGACGGCCCGGAAGTGCGCGGGCCCGGCGAGGCCATCGCGCTGGCGGTGGTCGGCCGTGACGTCGTCCTCGACGAGCTCACCGGTGGCGGCGTGCCCGAACTGCGCAGCCGCTGCGCGCCGTCCGGGGAGTGACACGGGCCTCAGCGGTACGGACCGGTGCGGAGATCGGCAGTGCGGACCCACTAGTCTGATCACGTGAGTCTTGTGCTGTTGCCCGCCGTCGATGTCGCCAATGGGGAGGCCGTGCGCCTCGTGCAGGGGGAGGCCGGTAGCGAAACCAGCTACGGGTCGCCCCGGGACGCGGCGCTGGCGTGGCAGCAGGCCGGTGCCGAATGGGTGCATCTGGTGGATCTGGACGCGGCCTTCGGCAAGGGCAGCAACCGCGAGCTGATCGCGCAGGTCGTGGGCGAACTCGACGTCAAGGTCGAGCTGTCCGGCGGCATCCGCGACGACGCCTCGCTGGAAGCGGCGCTGGCCACCGGGTGCGCGCGGGTCAACATCGGCACCGCGGCCATCGAGAACCCGCAGTGGTGCGCGCGGGTGCTGGGCGAGTACGGCGACCGGATCGCGGTCGGCCTCGACGTCAAGCAGATCGACGGCGAATGGCGGCTGCGCGGTCGCGGGTGGGTCACCGACGGCGGCGACCTGTGGGAGGCGCTCGAGCGCCTCGAACGCGACGGTTGCGCGCGCTACGTGGTCACCGACGTCTCCAAGGACGGCACGCTGACCGGCCCCAACCTGGAACTGCTGAGCGAGGTCGCCAACGCGGCCGAGGCCCCGGTCGTGGCCTCCGGCGGCATCTCGGTGCTCGACGACCTCGTCGCCATCGCGGGCCTGGCGCAGGAGGGCGTGGAGGGCGCGATCATCGGCAAGGCGCTGTACGCGGGCCGGTTCACGCTGCCCGAGGCCCTGGCCGCGGTGCGCTGACACCGACGATGACCGCCGCACCGAGCACCGCCGAACTGACCGATCTGCTGGCCGTCGCCACGCAGGTACTGGACGGGATCGTCCCGCGTTTCGTCGAGGGCATCGGTGCGCCCAGCGCGGTGGCCAAGGGCCGCAACGACTTCGCCACCGAGCTCGACCTCGAACTGGAACGCACCATCGGCGACCAGCTGCGGCAGCGCACGGGCATCGAGGTGCACGGCGAGGAATTCGGCGGACCCGCGCTCACCTCCGGCACGGCCTGGGTCCTCGACCCGATCGACGGCACCTTCAACTACTCCTCCGGCCACCCCATGTCCGGCACGCTGCTGGCGCTGGTGCACGAGGGCGAGCCGGTGATCGGGCTGACCTGGCTGCCGCTGCTCGGCCGCCGCTACGCCGCCGTGCGAGGCGGCCCGGTGCTGCTCGACGGTGTCGCGCTGCCGCCGCTGCGGCCGGGCAAACTGAGCGAGGCGATGATCGGTTTCGGCGCCTTCAACGTCGACTCGGCAGGCCGCATCCCCGGCCAGTTCCGGTTCGACCTGCTCGGCGCGCTCAGCAGGCTGTCCTCGCGGGTGCGCATGCACGGCGCCACCGGGATCGACCTGGCGTTCACCGCCTCGGGCGTGCTCGGCGGGGCGGTGGTCTTCGGGCACCATCCGTGGGACAACGCCGCCGGTGTGGCGCTGGTGCGCTCGGCGGGCGGCGTGGTCACCGACCTGGCGGGTGCGCCCTGGACGATCACCTCGGGATCGGTGCTGGCCGCGGCGCCCGGCGTCCACGAGGAACTCCTGGAAATGATTTGCACGGTCAGCGAAGAGGAACGAGGCTGAACACCATGACACCGCGCACCGACGAACGGCCGGACACGGCGGCGCCGAGCACCCTCGCCGTCCGCGTGATCCCCTGCCTCGATGTCGACGCGGGCCGCGTGGTCAAGGGCGTGAACTTCCAGAACCTGCGCGACGCGGGCGACCCGGTGGAACTGGCCGCCACCTACGACGCGCAGGGCGCCGACGAACTCACCTTCCTCGACGTCACCGCCTCCACCGGCGACCGCGGCACCATGCTCGACGTGGTGACCCGCACCGCCGAGCAGATATTCATCCCGCTCACCGTCGGCGGCGGCGTGCGCACGGTCGAGGACGTCGACCGGCTGCTGCGCGCGGGCGCGGACAAGGTGTCGGTGAACACCGCCGCCATCGCCCGTCCCGAGGTGCTCTCGGAGATGTCGCAGCGGTTCGGTTCGCAGTGCATCGTGCTCTCGGTCGACGCGCGCACCGTGCCCGACGGTCAGCCCGACACCCCGTCCGGCTGGGAGGTCACCACCCACGGTGGCAAGCGCGGCACCGGCATCGACGCGGTCGAATGGGCCATCCGCGGCGCCGAACTCGGCGTCGGCGAGATCCTGCTGAACTCGATGGACGCCGACGGCACCAAGGCCGGTTTCGACCTGCCGATGATCGCCGCCGTCCGCGCCGCGGTGCACGTGCCGGTCATCGCCAGCGGCGGCGCGGGCGCGGTCGGGCACTTCCCGCCCGCCGTGCACGCCGGTGCCGACGCGGTGCTGGCCGCCAGTGTCTTCCACTTCGGCGACCTCACCATCGGCCAGGTCAAGAACGTCATGCGGGCGGACGGCATCACCGTCCGCTGAGCCGGGCGCGGTTGAAATCACCGCGCGCCGATGACGATGAATTCCGGTGTCGTCCTTGTTGTCTCCGGGATGAGCATCGGAATCGCACTGTCCCCGTTCGCCCTCGACCAGTCCGGTAACGCGGTGGACACCGCCGTCGACCTGGGGCGCGCCGCCGCCGCGGCCGGCCTGAGCTCGGTGTGGCTCGGCCAGACCTTCTCACACGACGCGCTGCTGGTGGCGGCGCTGATCGGCCGCGAGGTACCCGGAATCGAGGTGGGCACCTCGGTGATCCCGGTGCCGGGCAGGCACCCGCTGCTGGTGGCGAGTCAGGCCCAGACCGCGCAGGCCGCCACCGGCGGGCGGTTCACGCTCGGTCTCGGGTTGGGCGCCCGGGAGCTGTCCGAGCGCGCCTTCGGCGGCCCGTTCGATCGCCCCGCGGCCCTGCTGCGCGAGTTCCTCACGCCATTGCGCGCGATCCTCGACACCGGCGCGGCCGACTTCCACGGCGAGCTCCTCACCGCGGCCAACCCGATGCCCGCCACCGTCGCGGGCGCGACACCCACCGTCCCGGTGCTGGTCGCGGCGATGGGGCCGCGGGCGCTGGCGGTCACCGGGGAACTGGCCGACGGTACCCTCCCGTTCCTGGTCGGCCCCGAGGCGCT
It encodes the following:
- a CDS encoding alpha/beta hydrolase, with the translated sequence MGSPERVTTPPRGAVKMNRMVIPKALVCGVVLVSALVTGGCGAAQRQASGPAAAELVAQADAVATPRIAWAPCAPPIRDLDCAVVPVPLDYANPTGPQLTLAVTRQPARDPERRIGTLFTAAGGPGGSGLEWAAKGELFSGELSERFDVVTFDQRGVGRSSAVRCFPDSTAQQEFWRTLALPPTDETQQRATEDASRRLAAGCERGDGALIAHLTTVDAARDLDLLRRAVGDRQLTYEGGSYATYLGIVYGTLFPDRVRALQLSSLIDPVAYTTDTRAHIAATAVGTEEVLAEFLRLCAAAGPSRCAFGATGASAAELRARDLALLEQAKPAALPVGTGPDAVSVSYGELIQAHATLLYDPVRGWPALAVLLAQLELGPAGNPAVVREVLGAVTMSEDFLDSFVAISCADNSLPAQPGRWPEFAAQSDAPVFGPFWLYLRQPCATWPAPATGYPQRYTGPWTQHTTAPALLINNRFDPATPLSSAQRAAEALGTARLVVVTDGYGHEPAGPCVTTLRVRYLVDLHLPAPGTTCTTDRTPFTG
- the hisB gene encoding imidazoleglycerol-phosphate dehydratase HisB: MSRTARVERVTKESSILVELNLDGTGQTEISTGVPFYDHMLTALGQHGGFDLVVRAEGDIEIEAHHTVEDTAIVFGQALGKALGDKKGIRRFGDAFIPMDETLAHAAVDVSGRPYCVFTGEPEHLVHTIIPSAGPGASYSTVLNKHVFESIAQNARIALHVRVLYGRDQHHITEAEFKAVARALRAAVEIDPRVSGVPSTKGVL
- a CDS encoding inositol monophosphatase family protein, translated to MTAAPSTAELTDLLAVATQVLDGIVPRFVEGIGAPSAVAKGRNDFATELDLELERTIGDQLRQRTGIEVHGEEFGGPALTSGTAWVLDPIDGTFNYSSGHPMSGTLLALVHEGEPVIGLTWLPLLGRRYAAVRGGPVLLDGVALPPLRPGKLSEAMIGFGAFNVDSAGRIPGQFRFDLLGALSRLSSRVRMHGATGIDLAFTASGVLGGAVVFGHHPWDNAAGVALVRSAGGVVTDLAGAPWTITSGSVLAAAPGVHEELLEMICTVSEEERG
- the priA gene encoding bifunctional 1-(5-phosphoribosyl)-5-((5-phosphoribosylamino)methylideneamino)imidazole-4-carboxamide isomerase/phosphoribosylanthranilate isomerase PriA encodes the protein MSLVLLPAVDVANGEAVRLVQGEAGSETSYGSPRDAALAWQQAGAEWVHLVDLDAAFGKGSNRELIAQVVGELDVKVELSGGIRDDASLEAALATGCARVNIGTAAIENPQWCARVLGEYGDRIAVGLDVKQIDGEWRLRGRGWVTDGGDLWEALERLERDGCARYVVTDVSKDGTLTGPNLELLSEVANAAEAPVVASGGISVLDDLVAIAGLAQEGVEGAIIGKALYAGRFTLPEALAAVR
- a CDS encoding DUF2786 domain-containing protein, whose translation is MAKQNRRRRTGRKPVAADALPLDAALSGDPGQVADAVATVAFLAAQGDTTVIERFTAQVAAADLTAGVALAGRRILDRAIEFGWLPGDIAEAARRQVDEFAAGYLTDLLAAHRAGFAAGTVDELWQAQLDALGATVWWHEDRPHLRQWADRALLTDAEAVTAALTALALLIRLPKLAQLLPPPGAAPRSAHRHVDEKTLGRVRGLLAKAESTAFAEEAETLSAKAQELMTKYAIDRALLDRAGADPELPGARRIWLDTPYTDAKALLVDRVAQANRCRAIFVADWGFVTVVGDDTDLDAVELLSTSLLVQATRTMIETPGAEADTRAYRKAFLTAYATRIGDRLATAAAATVADSPDAGDLLPLLASHDRRVEQAFATYFPTSRARGITVRSARGWDAGTEAADRARLDDRR
- a CDS encoding cupin domain-containing protein gives rise to the protein MTSNPAPPQTNPIMAGHDPLTLASTLAPFDFQTLAPFNDSAFCFFYGDKLPASDWELHPDTDELLLILRGKVTVEILTDTDSHRIPLTAGQFVIVPKGHWHRHLDVDHVVELFYTPGTTIESTAEDPRTA
- a CDS encoding histidinol-phosphate transaminase; the protein is MSTPTVPGAAATLDQLPLRDNLRGKSPYGAPQLTVPVQLNTNENPHPPSRALIDDVAESVRAAAADLHRYPDRDAVALRADLAAYLTRQTGVPVDAANVWAANGSNEILQQLLQAFGGPGRSALGFVPSYSMHPIISEGIDTEWIEAKRSGDFSLDIDYAVAQIVERRPDVVFVTSPNNPTGHSIPVDELERILDAAPGIVVVDEAYGEFSAAPSAITLIDRFPTKLVVTRTMSKAFAFAGGRLGYLAASPAVIDAILLVRLPYHLSVVTQAAARAALRHADETLGSVAELAAQRDRVAAALTEQGFAVIPSDANFILFGRFTDAARAWQHYLDAGVLIRDVGIPGYLRATIGLAAENDEFLRVSATVAATDLTH
- a CDS encoding TIGR03564 family F420-dependent LLM class oxidoreductase yields the protein MSIGIALSPFALDQSGNAVDTAVDLGRAAAAAGLSSVWLGQTFSHDALLVAALIGREVPGIEVGTSVIPVPGRHPLLVASQAQTAQAATGGRFTLGLGLGARELSERAFGGPFDRPAALLREFLTPLRAILDTGAADFHGELLTAANPMPATVAGATPTVPVLVAAMGPRALAVTGELADGTLPFLVGPEALAEHIVAPLTAAAARAGRPRPRVVAFVPGVVTSEVTAARAAAEANTAFYDTIPSYRRVVELSGARRAAELVVYGDEETVAARVADYFAAGATEVVFTQTDLTTPEDQRRTWRLLGELNRSR
- a CDS encoding maleylpyruvate isomerase family mycothiol-dependent enzyme; the protein is MNYRGMLADERRELVELLHGLTEQEWEAPSLCAGWRVRDVIGHLLTDTLGPLQYAAAAARHRGSVDRINNALSMSFAHLPTAELVRRFEHESGRLSRFSPRLMLSDLLVHQQDIRRPLGRPRAIPADRLIAVLSYPDPFAFPGKRTRGLRFVATDVDWTWGDGPEVRGPGEAIALAVVGRDVVLDELTGGGVPELRSRCAPSGE
- the hisH gene encoding imidazole glycerol phosphate synthase subunit HisH; the protein is MSSKVVLLDYGSGNLHSAERALVRAGAQVEVTADPQAALAADGLVVPGVGAYAACMAGLREVRGERIIGQRLAGGRPVLGICVGMQILFDRGVEFGVETEGCGEWPGTVARLDAPVLPHMGWNTVKAPADSTLFAGLDADTRFYFVHSYAAQQWELPETEHIAPAKLTWAEHGVPFLAAVENGVLSATQFHPEKSGDAGAQLLRNWIGSL
- the hisF gene encoding imidazole glycerol phosphate synthase subunit HisF — protein: MTPRTDERPDTAAPSTLAVRVIPCLDVDAGRVVKGVNFQNLRDAGDPVELAATYDAQGADELTFLDVTASTGDRGTMLDVVTRTAEQIFIPLTVGGGVRTVEDVDRLLRAGADKVSVNTAAIARPEVLSEMSQRFGSQCIVLSVDARTVPDGQPDTPSGWEVTTHGGKRGTGIDAVEWAIRGAELGVGEILLNSMDADGTKAGFDLPMIAAVRAAVHVPVIASGGAGAVGHFPPAVHAGADAVLAASVFHFGDLTIGQVKNVMRADGITVR